The genomic interval GCACACTAGTCCCCGCCCTTCCCTCTCGCCGTCACAGCAACGTGACCGCCCAGCCGCCGTCGCGGAGCATCACGGGAGCTGTAGTCCCAGCCGCCCGATGAAGCCGGAGAAGGCGAGGCCTCAGCAAAATACAACTCCCATCTCGACCCTCGCACGCCGAGTCCCGTCGACCAATCTGAATATGTGGGAGGAGCGCGTCCGCCCACAAAAGCCACGGCTTTCTCCCCCCGTATCGTCCCCTCAAAAAAACCAATTGTACatggcgtaaaaaaaaaaaaagaggtggaaTAGgcgtaaaatacaaaaacaccggtgaaggtttgtttttgtttttttcggtTGCGCgagaggacgacgacgaggcGTCCCCCGTCCACCCCCCCGCGGCGGGAGAGAAACAGCGGCGACGGAGAGAGGGTGTTGTCCTGATGCTTAAATGGAAGTGGGTGGGCCTCCGCGGTCACACACTGACAACTTCTCCGTGGACGTTACCGTGACGAGCGCCAATTTGCTGGTTTATGGACAGGCTGTCCGGTAAAAGGGACACGCGACCtgggcggcgaggaggaggaggagggagggagggggggggcggacgcgGCCCCGGTGACGTTCACCGCGACCTCCGTTATCTCCGTTAGTCGGGAGCTGCTTGATTGCGCCGCGCGCTTTGGCACCGCCCTTCCTGGCCGGTGGGTGggtttgttttctatttttttccctATTTCGTCAAACGGGCAGATCCGCCGCGGCCCCCACGGTGCCGAAGACATAGGccgtcctccgcctcctctgcaCCCCGGCCGGCCTTCTACCGTGAACTACACCCTCTCGGTATATTAATGCGTTATGAGTGGTAggtaccctcctcctcctccccccacaccaccatgtctctccttctccgcctccctctctctctccttctgacAGATAGGAGGCTCTCAGTGCCTTTGATATGGATGATGAGGTTACTGGTTTCTACTTTACCTTTATTGATCCTCCTTGCTGTTATCTGCAATATTATCagattgttttttaatgtgtgtgtgtgtgtgagtgtttttttttttagccaacTTAGTGTCTACAGGAGGGGGGACTTCTGAGGTTACTCAGAAATGCTATTTTAACTTAAGATATTCTTtgattttctgtctctttttgcCAGACTCCAAGAAGGAATCATTGGGAACCGAAGGAGGAAAAGCATCTAAGAAGGGGAGAAGTTCTGGATCGCaggtaaaagaaaatgaaaaagtgcTTATAATACTTTATTACTTTTGCTTTGCCTGTTAAGGCCAAACACgtactccctccctccctcctcccggccAGACACCTCTGGCTGGGGGCGTTTCTCTGCTGAATTCCACTTCCTGCTTCTGTACAGTGCTGCTGAGAGGCAGACCTGAAGCTTGTTGAATAGGCTCATACGGCTGTCACAGCCCCAGTACTTTTCAATTGTCTGTTTGAGTTAAggtcaaaatgatttaattctGCATTTGGAATAATTATAAAGACCCGCAGCGTTGGTATGTGGCTCTCGTATCTGCTTTTGATGGGTTGTATATGCTTGATATATTTCAACCAGGCAGTTATTCTTCAGGGCATCTTCTGTTGTTAAGCGCGTACGACAAGCGCTGTTGCTGTTTTGTCCCACGTTGTTGTACTTGTTACAGAGCCTAGGCCGCGTCCGAGGTGTATAGCATAAGAAAACTGCCTGCGACCTAGTTCCTttgaacaggaggaggagagagagagagagggagaaggcagCATTTTACTTACCAGTGTtctgagaaaagagaaatgtggTTATCACCCGCCTACCCACTCACTTCCTGTAATACCGCCCACTTCCActgacagctctctctctctctctctctgagctttTTGTTTATCACTGGCACCGTGTCTCCTCATCCGCGTTTCTTATTTTCGTAGTGTGCACCGCTTAATGTTGCCCATCCGTTCTCGGtcgctgttttatttttttttaacttgcaTTTGTGCACATGTGCTTTGGGTTTACCTTCTTCCCTCCAGACTCCCGTTAAACCGTTCCACTCTCTGCCCCTCCCCACAATCCGTTTTTTTAACCCCACCCCGTCTCCTTCAGGATTCCTCGCAGCCCTCTCCGTTGGCTCTGCTGGCGGCCACCTGCAGTAAGATCGGAGGGCAGGGGGGAGCGGAGGGGGCCCAGGCCCAGGTGGGGGCCCAGCAGTTCCAGGTCGGTCAGATCCAGCTGCAGCCAGGTCAGCTCCAGGGACAGATATTGTTGGACACATCTGGAGGTCAGACCCTGGTGCCCCAGCAGCTGGAACTGGTCCCAGCTCAGTTCACGGGGAACGGCTGGCAGATCCTTACAGCAGCACCTACTATGGCCAAAGAGAACACCAATCAGCCTGTTGCTGTGACAGTGGCCACCACCTTGGCTAATGACAGCTCACCGGGTGGACGCAAGGTGAAGGGAGTGGGGCAATTAGTGGCTTTCATCTATTTTTGTTCGCCAACGTTTGTGATCTTTACCGTATCGCTGCTCTGTTCCCGGCAGGTGAAAACATTGGGTGGAACCAACTGCGTGGCCTCCAACCAGCAGCAGTTCCAGATCATCCAGGTCCAGAACCTGCCAAATGCCGGGGGCGGGGTCCAGTATCAGGTCATCCCTCACCTGCAGACGGCAGATGGGCAGCAGATCCACATCAGCCCACATCAGACAGCCTCCATCGGGACTGTACAGGAGCAGGTCCAGCTCATCCAGACCCAGAGCTCAGGCCAGACCCAGGCTATCCTCCAGCCAGCCAACCAGCAAGCCATCCTGACGAGTACAGCCAACCAGACGGTGCCGCTGCAGATCCGCCCTGCCCAGTCGTTcccgctgcagctgcaggctcTGCAGGGCTCCCAGACTCCTGTTATGACCACGGTTCCCATAAACCTTGGTGGCATGACCCTGGCTTTGCCGGTGATAAATAATGTTGGAGGGGGCGGGACCGTGCAGCTTATCCAATCAGCAGATGGCACATTCTCTGTTGCCAATGGCAACCAGCTGATGACAACAGCAGCCCCTGCCACAGCGACGAGTGGCTCGGCGGTGGTAGCCGAAGGTGACAGCATGTCTGATGTGACGCATGTGGTTTCGGTTGGATCAGAGGGTGGACCAGCTGACAGCCAAGTACAGAGCAGCGAGGCCGACTCTCAAAGCCAGAGCCAGGCCAACGGTCTACAGAACCAGATTGATTCAGCCGGAACCATTCAGCAAGTGATAGTGGGACAAATGGGGCACCAGCTGGTGCAGCAGATCCATCTGCAGCCTCAGAGTCAGGCCCAAGTGCAACAGCAACCTCAGCACATTCAGACCATCCAGCTGGCCCCAGGACAAACCCTGCAGCCCATCCAGGCCTTCCAGAACCAAGCCCAGGTCCTCATCCGTACTCCAACCCTCTCCCCGTCAGGGCAGATCACCTGGCAGACACTGCAGCTGCCCGGCGGCGTCTCCCTGCAGGGCGGCCTCGGGGCAGCAATGCCACAGCAGCTGACGCTGGCCCCCATGGCCGGTGGGACGACAGTGGGGAGTGGAGGGCTGGTGTCCCTGAGTGGATCTCCCCTGACGCTGAGCGCAGCCCAGATCAACCCGGGGTCTGGAGTACAGACGGTCAGCATCGCGGGGCTCGGCACCGCTGGCGTTCAGGTGCAGGGTGTTCCGCTCACTATTACCGGTCTACAGGGTAAGACCTTAGGGAGAGTAACTGTGTGAAGTCGTTGTGGCTAATCCATCACTGTTACATTTATTATCAGAAACAAAAATAGGGTATAAGCAATGAGGTCGGCCATTGTTAGAATTTGAAGCTCTAAAGAATCGTGTTATTCTGCCGCAGCGCTCGCCCATTCAAATTGTGACATGTTTTGGATCtgtttcttctttctgcttTCTACAGTGTCATATTTTCTCCAGACTTAagttcaaacttttttttttaaatattcaaatcacCTTTAGGTCAACCACAGGGTCAAGATGGGGTCAAAGTTCAATCGTCTCCAGTCACAGTCACTGTCGGCAATGTGGCATCGGGCTCATCCATGAGTCCGGATCAGCTGGGCTCAGTGCAAAGTTCCTCGGACCAGGAAGGGCCGCCCAGCAAGAGGCTTCGTCGCGTCGCCTGCTCTTGTCCGAACTGCCGGGACGGAGAGGGAAGGTACGGAAACATTAGAAACACAGAGCTCCACAAACACTGGGGTGAAACATGTGGCCAGATGTAGAATAAAGGGCTTTGTCTATTTGAAATTAGTCCTGAATATAGTGGAGTAGTTGACAAGGAAGCTTTTGGACACTTGGTTTGGCAGATGGTCAGAACACAGTGTAGCTCGTTGCCTGAAGCGAGAGTTCTGACCTCTCGCCAGCCaacatttcactttgtaatgACGAGCCTTCACCCCAAAAATAAACTGAGAATATTCAGGGAAATGTATTCAGCTTTACTAGAATAATCAGAGCACCCAATCTAAGCTGAGTTTGTCTAGTGAACATTTATCTTCGCTTTGGGTTTTGGAGATTACTTCTAGACACGGTGCAGGTTAACTGGGTTCTGAAAGCTTTTATGAAGCACACGCACATACCACCTCTAGCCGCTCCTAACTCCAGTGTGGGATTTGTAGGAACAGCGGTGACCCcacgaagaagaagcagcacatCTGCCACATGGAGGGATGTGGGAAGGTGTACGGCAAGACATCTCACCTGAGGGCTCACCTGCGCTGGCACACCGGCGAGAGGCCGTTCGTCTGTAACTGGATCTTCTGCGGCAAGAGGTTCACCAGGAGCGACGAGCTGCAGAGACACCggagaacacacacaggtagGACGAACCGCTGCAGGGACGTGGGTCACCCTGGTGCCCTTGGAAGGCCTTTGGGGGATGGCGACGGGGCGGACCGCCTCTCGTAATTAATGCAAACGAGGGCTGCAACGGATGATGTATCCGCAATTAATCTTTTTAAAGAAGGCAACTTCCCAAATTGTTTGACTAGCAAACCCAAATGAATCCAAAATGATTTTTCTTctgcaggcatgaaaatccctcacctttcggcgaaatttgccattttgaaaccaaaataggtgacctacgtgaatcatGTAGATCCGTtgagtttttttggggtgggTATGGcgggcggcaaatcactgtcaaaattcgagagcgcaattcaggttgatgcgcgcgcatgaatcaaacatccgcgagcaaaagtcctgTCTCGcgcaagatatttgctcgctcgccggagcgtgaacttcgttgctcgcgaggttaaggccggcgcatgcttctgcgtttgcgtcgttgcgtcgacgcactcgtttcaattcatgcttctaaaagtcttgcgtgtgttgcagagcaattcaccgccagaacaacaggcggagtaacgtgtttttgttgaagacgacctagagagtcacgtctatttatttatcatagactttattgccccgtgcatcgccactgctgcttttcatcgtggacacatttgtcccgtattttcctccacaactttgtgcacctctcgaccggcaaaccgacgtttggcccgcgtgatgcattcacacatttccgcactgaagaaaggggatagaaagtcaaaattctgaaataaaacgttgtcaaaacacaaacggcaCCTCTCTGTAAcggtagtggaccgtagatcagtggtccccaaccaccgggccgcggaccggtaccggtccgtgggccgtttggtaccgggccgcaccacagaaagcttatatatatatatcttttttctgaaaaatgttttattttgaaaattgaccggcttttctactaattatgtgcgctcgtccctctgacatattccccacgcgtcaccaggcgtttttcttgtccttttaccgtgcacggcagtttcgccgaccagcgaacacagagcgtgcGACTACTACCCggcccccgtcggtcgttccgcccgcaacaaAGAATTTACACCGACTagtgctacaggcggaatatgtgCGCAGGGATTAGGGGGCGTGGCGACGGCGGTTAGTGATCTACCCTGATAACTGCACATATCAAGTGTTATAGGCAGAAtatctgtgggggggggcgtggtggTTACAAACACGCACGAGCGTGCGTGCAGGCACGTCAGTGGGGCCGCAAAttactttctattcagaatggtgGTCCCTGGGAtgaaaccagttgaaaacctcTGCCCTAGaagggtaatatccttctcacctttttcactcttgacccgttttcatgcctgcttCTGAGTGACTAGTTGTTCCACCTCTAATTTCAATTATCTTGTTAACATCTCAACCATCCTAACTACTACTCATgtctttatatataaataaaagaaggCAGATTTTATTCATCAACAGAGAAATGCAATTCTTTGGATTCTCCCCTCTAGGAGAAAAGCGTTTTGAGTGTCCCGAATGCTCCAAGCGCTTCATGCGCAGCGACCACCTCTCCAAGCACATCAAGACCCACCAGAACAAGAAGGCCGGCGCCGCCGTGGCAATCATCACCACTGACGACATGGAGGACGACGCCCCCGAGGGCATGGACGCCTCCCCCCAGATTGTCGCTGTGGCAACCCTCTCACGTGACTCTGACCCTGCTACGCCCACCACATCTAATcacatggaggaggaagaggaggacgggggggagtTTCAATAAGCAACTGACTCCTGTTTGCCGAAGGCCTACTTCCTGTTTTTTTGGGAGTCTTTGCAGGGACTGGAGGGGGGGTGActactttttctttaaaaaaaaaaaaaatcctttaatttgacatttaaaaaatgttctctCATGAAAAAGGGACTCAAAAGAGACGTGATCATGCGAttaacagaaaatgaataatataaacATCACAATCTAAAAATAACTAACatagtaataataacaaattTAGCATAAACAAATGAAGGATTAGTTTGGCATTTATGAAATTCATTTATACTAATTCTATTCACAGTGGGGAAAGGAATGCAAGTAGTGTCTAGATTAGCACAAGAGTAACCTGCTGAATCTGAAACCATCCAACACGGAGGGACGTTTCCTTAAATCGCAACAGAATCTAACTCTATGCACAAagtgtttgtgttcctgtttcATACCTGGGCTGAGAGTCAATCATGGTACAGGACTGTTGCGGAGCAGCGATAGAGCAGGGGCGGTCTgggattgtgtgtgcgtgtgtgtgtgtgtgcgcgtgtatgaCCTCTgtgaacaagtgtgtgtgtgtgtctgaattcCCTCGCTTTTACAAAGAGGATCTACCTAATTTGAGTTATATTCATGGTTCAGGTTTAGTCCTCAGACCAGATTCAGGTGTTGATTCCTCCGAGACCAGTCTACGGATAAACTGTTATTGAAGAGAAGgaaattctaaaaaaaatcaaataaaaaaaaagtagaaaaaagcACATAAAAAGATTTATAAATAATGCATTCCTATTGAGGCACAGCGGCCATTagacaaaaaaaggtttctatAGAGAAAAACAATCTAGCTTTCtacaactttgtttgtgtggtGAAAGCAATACTATAATGACAATCCCAGTGAAACCATGTTTACATTGTCAGGGGAAGTTCTCTGTTGATAAAACAAGCCAGAGTAGTGAGAACATGTgagagctgctgctctgcagatACCACAGGGTGGCTTCTAACATCACGGCCAGAGTCTATCCGATGCCCGTTTGTCTATAGAATTTTTCTAGAATACATTTCCACCAGGTGGTACCTGCCGGACGGAACGACAGTGTGCCCGATGTTGCTCATGCGCCCCACTGTGCTCCGGTGCCCCCAccatccccccacccctctgggCCTCCGTCGCCGCTACGTGACCGATGTGCCGCCATTGCCTTAACACAAGCTGTCGCACGGAGGGAACCTTCGGAGCTGGCTGGGGGGAGAACGGGGGGGGAGCTCCGCTGCATCGTAGccggggagagacggagagcacAGGAGGCGggtgcagggggaggaggggggggcgcaagAGGGTCGGGCTGCTTCGCTGTGTGGATATTACGGGATGTTTTCTGGTGGTGTTGCTCTGTGTTAGTTAAGTGCGTACATTCCTTTTAAAATTGaatgatgcttttattttatagaATTCATCGGTTGTTTCCCCACACAGCCCACTGTGTACGgctaatttattatttatcctTGAGTTGTACTATTTGCCTTCTGCTGgacttgtatttgtgtgtattgattCTGAGGTTGTGTACAGCATGTTTGAGTTTTTTGCCGTAGTGCTGCTTCTCTCTTCTTTAATCTTTGTgcttcgttttttcttttttctacgtCTGACCATtgctgttcttttcttcttcttctctttgcgCCATAATGTTTTTTgggaggaaaataacaaaagaagaagaaagcaaaaaaaagttaCAATTCTTTAAAGTTGAAAAGGTTGATACCAAACGAATTTAGATGTTTTTGGTAATATTTTGTGTGATGAccaactttctttctttgatattTTGTAGTGACATCTCATATGTAAATCTTTTTCTAAAAAGATGTTTGTCTCCATAACATTTGATAATGGGTTTTTGCCAGGTTAGCCTCAAAGGCCTAAGTTTATTGATATTTTTAAAACTGGTTTGTACAAATGTGTTATGtcaataaaatttaaaaaaaaatagaagaacaACTTTAAGCAGAAAAGATGCTTTGCCTAATTAACACTTGACAATAAAGTGATTAAAACGGTCGTAATTTCATTGCTGATGCTCTGGTATGTATCTGCACACTTTGACTTTAAAATCAAACACACAATCTCTACAACTTCTGCCACCGAATTATTACCGGCTaatctgtgttgtgttgtgggtGCAAACAATTACTGCTCCGAGTTAGCAATCTCGCCTTTGTTGACTGAATTGATGTGAGGATCAAACCTGTGACTATTCTAATGCTGCTCACAAACACGCCGCTGCTTTTACGGAGTTATTTTTCTTGGTTTAAACGGATAATTAGCTAATTAACCGTCTATTTCGGAACTCCCGCCCCCCAGTGTTACTCTGCTGTGATCAAAGTGGGACTTCTGGGAGTTCACACCTTCACTGCCAGTATACAAAAAGAATCAAGTATTAGGCAGCAAACCTCTGACGAGTCCCACTTTTGAAGAACTTCAAAAAACACCCAACGTCTACATCCTCGCTCTGCACCCTCGGGCAATTTTGTGGATTTGTCAAAAGCTCAAATTAGTGTAATGCAGTGAATTCCAAAAGTTCACCGCAGTGACGAGGACCAATATTGTcgttttgacccccccccgcaGTAAAAACAGGACTGTCTTCCGATCTGCACGCTGCACTCACAGCGACCTCAGGGTGACCCCTGACTGCGCCGTGACCCTCCGCCCTGCATCGATGCTGCTTGGTCATTACACGGAGGTCAGCTGACCTGGAGCTGACCCCTCCCACCCGAGGCGTGTAGCAAGCACACAAACGCAATTGGCAACCTATCAGAAAACTGTGGGGTGTgtgagcaccccccccccccaaaatgcaTGATGAAGTGAACATGGCTGATCATTTACAGAATGATGTTTATTAGAATTTACAGTGGACTGAGACCTACAATGCTGTCCAGTCAGCCACTTTAAAGTAGTCGGTGCGTAAAAAGA from Gasterosteus aculeatus chromosome 10, fGasAcu3.hap1.1, whole genome shotgun sequence carries:
- the sp4 gene encoding transcription factor Sp4 isoform X1 encodes the protein MSDSKKESLGTEGGKASKKGRSSGSQDSSQPSPLALLAATCSKIGGQGGAEGAQAQVGAQQFQVGQIQLQPGQLQGQILLDTSGGQTLVPQQLELVPAQFTGNGWQILTAAPTMAKENTNQPVAVTVATTLANDSSPGGRKVKTLGGTNCVASNQQQFQIIQVQNLPNAGGGVQYQVIPHLQTADGQQIHISPHQTASIGTVQEQVQLIQTQSSGQTQAILQPANQQAILTSTANQTVPLQIRPAQSFPLQLQALQGSQTPVMTTVPINLGGMTLALPVINNVGGGGTVQLIQSADGTFSVANGNQLMTTAAPATATSGSAVVAEGDSMSDVTHVVSVGSEGGPADSQVQSSEADSQSQSQANGLQNQIDSAGTIQQVIVGQMGHQLVQQIHLQPQSQAQVQQQPQHIQTIQLAPGQTLQPIQAFQNQAQVLIRTPTLSPSGQITWQTLQLPGGVSLQGGLGAAMPQQLTLAPMAGGTTVGSGGLVSLSGSPLTLSAAQINPGSGVQTVSIAGLGTAGVQVQGVPLTITGLQGQPQGQDGVKVQSSPVTVTVGNVASGSSMSPDQLGSVQSSSDQEGPPSKRLRRVACSCPNCRDGEGRNSGDPTKKKQHICHMEGCGKVYGKTSHLRAHLRWHTGERPFVCNWIFCGKRFTRSDELQRHRRTHTGEKRFECPECSKRFMRSDHLSKHIKTHQNKKAGAAVAIITTDDMEDDAPEGMDASPQIVAVATLSRDSDPATPTTSNHMEEEEEDGGEFQ
- the sp4 gene encoding transcription factor Sp4 isoform X2; the protein is MAKENTNQPVAVTVATTLANDSSPGGRKVKTLGGTNCVASNQQQFQIIQVQNLPNAGGGVQYQVIPHLQTADGQQIHISPHQTASIGTVQEQVQLIQTQSSGQTQAILQPANQQAILTSTANQTVPLQIRPAQSFPLQLQALQGSQTPVMTTVPINLGGMTLALPVINNVGGGGTVQLIQSADGTFSVANGNQLMTTAAPATATSGSAVVAEGDSMSDVTHVVSVGSEGGPADSQVQSSEADSQSQSQANGLQNQIDSAGTIQQVIVGQMGHQLVQQIHLQPQSQAQVQQQPQHIQTIQLAPGQTLQPIQAFQNQAQVLIRTPTLSPSGQITWQTLQLPGGVSLQGGLGAAMPQQLTLAPMAGGTTVGSGGLVSLSGSPLTLSAAQINPGSGVQTVSIAGLGTAGVQVQGVPLTITGLQGQPQGQDGVKVQSSPVTVTVGNVASGSSMSPDQLGSVQSSSDQEGPPSKRLRRVACSCPNCRDGEGRNSGDPTKKKQHICHMEGCGKVYGKTSHLRAHLRWHTGERPFVCNWIFCGKRFTRSDELQRHRRTHTGEKRFECPECSKRFMRSDHLSKHIKTHQNKKAGAAVAIITTDDMEDDAPEGMDASPQIVAVATLSRDSDPATPTTSNHMEEEEEDGGEFQ